In the genome of Segatella copri, one region contains:
- a CDS encoding RagB/SusD family nutrient uptake outer membrane protein produces the protein MKRYRFLFLLLAALSMTSCLDEHPKDQLDEDAIYGSASDIYINAVASLYNYIGGANESEGIQGTCRGIYDYNTLTTDEAMIPIRGGDWYDGGLWNAMYQHRWSADDQSLYDTWKYLYKVIVLANKSLDIISNKSALLSAAQQEEYRAEIRAIRAMFYYYAMDMFGRVPLVLSSAEQLHSSLFQGQTDRSSIFQFVFLELQQVLPSLPDQHSNKEGNYYGRITQPVVNFLLAKLALNAEIYMYDDWTQGYASRPKGSDIHFSVPASDASLRNGDKVDCRKLNAWETCIYYCDKLAEEGYVLESDDSFNFSTHNETSKENIFTIPMDKNIYTNQFHYLFRSYHYTHGGVLGWGSENGTCATISTMKANHYGEVDEDARCKMNFVAGVVKVDGHELLMDNGKPLEYQPFEVAQNLTNSKFVKTAGARMAKYEVDRTSYMDGKLQSNDIVLFRYADALLMKAEAKVRNGENGDEELNRIRARVGMPYRKATLDNILEERLLELVWEGWRRQDLIRFGKFTGAYDLRMPLQGESSGYTTVFPIPQKCIDLNSELVQNKGYVNILK, from the coding sequence ATGAAACGATATAGATTTTTATTTCTGCTGTTGGCGGCATTGTCTATGACATCCTGCCTGGACGAACATCCTAAGGATCAGTTGGACGAGGATGCCATCTATGGCTCTGCATCTGATATTTATATCAATGCCGTGGCTTCTCTCTATAATTATATAGGTGGAGCTAACGAGAGTGAGGGCATCCAGGGCACCTGCCGTGGCATTTACGATTATAATACGCTGACCACCGATGAGGCGATGATTCCGATTCGAGGCGGCGACTGGTATGATGGTGGCCTCTGGAATGCCATGTACCAGCATCGGTGGAGTGCCGATGACCAGTCTCTTTATGATACGTGGAAGTACCTTTATAAGGTTATCGTGCTGGCTAATAAGTCTTTGGATATTATCAGCAACAAGTCGGCCCTGCTTTCTGCCGCACAGCAGGAGGAATATCGGGCTGAGATAAGAGCCATCCGGGCTATGTTCTATTACTATGCTATGGACATGTTCGGTCGGGTTCCATTGGTCCTTTCCAGTGCAGAACAGCTCCATTCCAGCCTGTTCCAAGGTCAGACAGATCGCAGTTCTATCTTCCAGTTTGTCTTTCTGGAGTTGCAGCAGGTATTGCCTTCACTTCCCGACCAGCACAGCAATAAGGAAGGCAATTATTATGGTCGCATCACCCAGCCGGTAGTCAACTTTCTGTTGGCGAAATTGGCTTTGAATGCAGAAATCTATATGTATGATGACTGGACCCAGGGTTATGCGAGCCGTCCGAAGGGAAGTGACATTCATTTCTCTGTGCCGGCTTCTGATGCCTCTTTGCGTAATGGCGATAAGGTGGACTGCAGGAAGTTGAATGCCTGGGAAACCTGCATTTATTATTGTGATAAACTGGCAGAAGAAGGCTATGTCCTGGAGTCGGATGATTCATTCAATTTCTCTACGCATAATGAGACATCGAAGGAGAATATCTTCACGATTCCGATGGATAAGAATATCTATACCAACCAGTTCCATTATCTCTTCCGCTCTTACCATTATACGCATGGCGGTGTCTTGGGATGGGGAAGTGAGAATGGTACCTGTGCTACGATTTCTACGATGAAAGCCAATCATTATGGCGAGGTTGATGAAGATGCCCGTTGCAAGATGAACTTTGTGGCGGGAGTGGTAAAGGTAGATGGTCATGAACTGCTGATGGATAATGGAAAGCCGTTGGAGTATCAGCCTTTTGAAGTGGCTCAAAACTTGACCAACAGTAAGTTTGTCAAGACGGCTGGAGCGAGAATGGCGAAGTATGAGGTGGATAGAACCTCTTATATGGACGGCAAGTTGCAGAGTAACGACATAGTTCTTTTCCGCTATGCAGATGCTTTATTGATGAAGGCAGAGGCAAAGGTTCGAAACGGAGAGAATGGTGATGAGGAGTTGAATAGGATTCGTGCCCGTGTGGGAATGCCTTACCGTAAGGCTACGCTCGATAACATTCTGGAAGAGCGGTTGCTGGAGTTGGTATGGGAAGGATGGCGTCGTCAGGATCTCATCCGTTTCGGCAAATTCACCGGTGCCTACGATCTCCGTATGCCTCTTCAGGGTGAATCCTCCGGCTACACCACTGTCTTCCCGATTCCTCAGAAATGCATCGATTTAAATTCTGAATTGGTACAGAATAAGGGATATGTCAATATTTTGAAGTAA
- the xyl3A gene encoding xylan 1,4-beta-xylosidase, producing MKKQLLFSMAMLMAMSLSTSAQQLLPYQNPNLSAEARANDLLSRLTLEEKTKLMMDTSPAIARLGIPQFQWWNEALHGVGRNGFVTVFPITMHMAASWDDTLLYKVFTAVSDEARAKAQEAKKSGNIKRYQSLSFWTPNINIFRDPRWGRGQETYGEDPYLTTRMGLAVVNGLQGQTFDGKPMSAPGVLAPASSQAPQYVKLLACVKHFAVHSGPEWNRHSFNVEDLPERDLWETYLPAFKSLVQDGNVAEVMCAYQRIDGAPCCSNARYERQILRDEWGFKGLITSDCGAINDFYVPGRHGTAKTPAEATAQAIGAGTDVECGSVYRSLPEAVKTGMISEEKVNESLKRLLIARFRLGDFDQDENVPWTQIPSSVVASKAHKDLAEKMAEEGIVLLQNRNNLLPLKSSGMKLVVMGPNANDSIMQWGNYSGYPTSTTTILKGIRKYVKDAKYIPACTLTRNEVSESRFNLLTSADGSKGMKATYWNNAEMKGEPVATAVMTSPINQSNGGNTVFAPGVNLTNFSARYEGLFTPEEDETLNVRMGCDDGYRLIIDGDTVANVWKGRARVQMLNKPISVKAGKPVKIQVDYFQKTDMAVMQFDIVKNYTSTESQLLAEVGDADVVVFVGGISPGLEGEEMKVSEPGFKGGDRTDIELPQAQRKVMEMLHRAGKRVVFVNCSGSAIAMVPETENAESILQAWYPGERGGEAVAKVLFGEVNPSGKLPVTFYKSVNDLPDFLDYTMKNRTYRYFKGEALFPFGHGLSYTSYEYGKPTLKKVKNEERRVKNEERKVKNSSAYSLSFSLSNKGNREGTEVAQVYIRRMDDAEGPIKTLKAFKRITLKAGEKQQVTISLPRQSFEGWDSQTNTMRVVPGKYQIFVGGSSAEAAKNVIEVKVK from the coding sequence ATGAAGAAACAACTACTTTTTTCTATGGCGATGCTGATGGCGATGTCGCTTTCAACCAGCGCCCAGCAACTGCTTCCTTATCAGAATCCGAACCTTTCTGCTGAGGCTAGAGCCAACGATTTGCTTTCCCGTCTTACCCTGGAGGAGAAGACGAAGTTGATGATGGATACTTCTCCGGCTATCGCCCGATTGGGTATTCCGCAGTTCCAGTGGTGGAACGAGGCGCTGCACGGAGTGGGACGAAACGGATTTGTTACCGTTTTTCCTATCACGATGCACATGGCGGCTTCGTGGGACGATACCTTATTATATAAGGTGTTTACTGCCGTGAGCGATGAGGCAAGAGCCAAGGCGCAGGAGGCGAAGAAGAGCGGCAACATCAAGCGCTACCAGAGTCTGAGTTTCTGGACTCCGAATATCAATATCTTCCGCGACCCACGATGGGGACGTGGACAGGAAACTTATGGAGAAGATCCTTATCTGACCACAAGAATGGGACTTGCTGTGGTGAATGGTTTGCAGGGACAGACCTTTGATGGCAAACCGATGTCGGCTCCGGGAGTTCTGGCTCCGGCTTCCTCACAGGCTCCCCAATACGTCAAGCTCCTGGCCTGTGTCAAGCATTTTGCCGTACATAGCGGTCCGGAGTGGAATCGGCACAGTTTCAATGTAGAGGATTTGCCTGAGCGGGATTTGTGGGAGACTTATCTGCCCGCCTTCAAATCGCTGGTGCAGGATGGAAATGTGGCTGAGGTGATGTGCGCCTATCAGCGGATTGACGGAGCGCCTTGTTGCAGCAATGCCAGGTATGAACGACAGATTCTTCGTGATGAATGGGGATTCAAGGGATTGATTACTTCTGATTGCGGAGCCATCAACGACTTTTATGTGCCTGGCCGACATGGTACGGCGAAGACTCCGGCTGAGGCTACGGCGCAGGCAATTGGTGCCGGAACCGACGTGGAATGCGGAAGCGTTTACCGTTCGCTTCCTGAGGCGGTGAAGACAGGAATGATCAGCGAGGAAAAGGTGAACGAGAGCTTGAAGCGCCTGCTGATAGCCCGTTTCCGCCTGGGTGATTTCGATCAGGACGAGAACGTGCCTTGGACTCAGATTCCATCTTCCGTCGTCGCCAGCAAGGCGCATAAGGATTTGGCAGAGAAAATGGCAGAAGAGGGAATCGTGCTTCTTCAGAATCGGAACAATCTTCTGCCGCTGAAATCATCAGGAATGAAGTTGGTAGTGATGGGGCCGAACGCCAACGATTCCATCATGCAGTGGGGCAACTATTCGGGTTATCCTACTTCTACCACCACCATCCTGAAGGGCATCAGAAAATATGTGAAGGACGCCAAGTATATTCCTGCCTGCACGTTGACAAGAAATGAAGTTTCAGAAAGCCGGTTCAATCTCCTGACTTCTGCCGATGGAAGCAAAGGCATGAAGGCTACTTATTGGAACAATGCCGAGATGAAGGGCGAGCCTGTGGCTACTGCCGTGATGACGTCGCCTATCAACCAGAGCAATGGCGGAAATACCGTCTTTGCACCGGGCGTGAACCTTACCAACTTCTCAGCCCGATACGAGGGTCTGTTTACTCCGGAAGAGGATGAAACCTTGAACGTCAGAATGGGATGCGATGATGGCTACCGACTCATCATTGATGGCGATACGGTGGCGAATGTATGGAAGGGACGTGCCCGTGTGCAGATGCTCAACAAGCCAATCTCCGTAAAGGCTGGAAAGCCGGTGAAGATACAGGTGGATTATTTCCAGAAGACTGATATGGCGGTGATGCAGTTTGACATCGTAAAGAACTATACGTCAACCGAGTCTCAGCTTCTGGCTGAGGTTGGCGATGCTGACGTAGTGGTATTCGTAGGCGGAATCTCTCCTGGTCTTGAGGGTGAGGAGATGAAGGTTTCTGAGCCGGGTTTCAAGGGTGGCGACAGAACAGATATCGAATTGCCTCAGGCTCAGCGCAAGGTGATGGAGATGTTGCATCGGGCTGGCAAGCGAGTGGTGTTCGTCAACTGTTCGGGCAGTGCCATCGCCATGGTTCCTGAAACCGAAAATGCGGAGTCTATCCTTCAGGCTTGGTATCCGGGCGAACGGGGTGGCGAAGCTGTGGCAAAGGTACTCTTTGGCGAGGTGAATCCATCGGGCAAGCTTCCGGTAACCTTCTATAAGAGCGTGAATGATCTTCCTGATTTCCTCGATTATACGATGAAGAATCGCACCTACCGTTATTTCAAGGGTGAGGCTCTCTTCCCATTCGGTCATGGATTGAGCTATACATCGTATGAATATGGAAAGCCGACATTGAAGAAAGTTAAGAATGAAGAACGAAGAGTGAAGAATGAAGAACGGAAAGTGAAGAATTCTTCGGCTTATTCCTTGAGCTTCTCTTTATCTAATAAAGGTAATAGGGAAGGAACGGAAGTGGCGCAGGTTTACATTCGTAGAATGGATGATGCTGAGGGACCTATCAAGACCCTGAAAGCCTTCAAGCGCATTACTTTGAAGGCGGGCGAGAAGCAGCAGGTAACCATCAGTCTGCCTCGCCAGAGTTTCGAGGGTTGGGATTCCCAGACCAATACCATGCGTGTGGTTCCTGGCAAATATCAGATCTTCGTAGGTGGTTCGAGTGCTGAGGCTGCGAAGAATGTGATAGAAGTGAAAGTGAAATAA
- a CDS encoding SusC/RagA family TonB-linked outer membrane protein codes for MEQNLKNIFYAMGAMILAPQTLCAQSVNIEGLDSLRLSGSVGVVEPELLKKGVLNNALDALSGQTAGVNVTTNGLDRIAMLNSVRVRGTTSIMGGNDPLVIIDGVTSDVATLATIYPADIESFTVLKNASETALYGSRGASGVIQVKTKKGTGKGFQISYEGNYGIEAMYKSMEMLNAAEYIAAAQKYGLEYNNKGYDTNFRKAITRTGNIQNHYLAFSGGTPQSNYRASFGYIDHNTIIRSKGYRNLVAKIDVTQKAFGDKLTGDFGVFGSSFKNNDIFDSQMLFYSADAMNPTYPYDKLNGSWVKNGAASQVNPPGALLKERNDTKNMNFNAHLKLNYDMTNSLSVSAFGAYSYASNENNQFCPTWVWAQGNLYRGEFKSEDWLANVSFNYQHSWGIHNLKAMVGAEYQKDIRTGFWTSAKGITNNDMYYHNIGAAASRPFGGTDSNYEDPTLASVMGNVDYTLYNKYSLSVSMRGDGSSMVGNDHTWGFFPSVSLSWDMKQEKWLRSLQKITMLKLRTGYGRSGNLGGISSYTTLNTVRQNGIVSVNSSPTVTMGMISNNNPDLKWETRATWNIGADLGVWNNRLVLTAEYYYSKTTDMLYAYDVPVPPFAYDKLLANLGSMSNQGLEVGVSFTPIQKKDMELNINMNLSWQKNKLLSLSGEYDGMQMSAADITAMGALSGAGQHGGYNNVVYQIVGQPLGVFYLPHCKGIIEDGNGHYRYDIEDLDKNGTVDLSDGGDRYIAGQATPKVTLGSNISFRYRDWYLSLQMNGAFGHKIFNGTGLAYTNMSSFPDYNVLKGAPEKNIVDQNVSDYWLEKGDYLNLENLTLGYDIPIQKGVVQSLRVSASVNNLATISSYSGLTPMINSYVVNSTMGIDDKRTYPVYRTFSLGLSVQF; via the coding sequence ATGGAACAGAACTTAAAAAACATATTTTATGCGATGGGTGCGATGATTCTTGCACCCCAAACCCTCTGTGCTCAGTCTGTGAACATCGAAGGCCTAGACTCCTTGCGCTTATCAGGTTCGGTGGGTGTAGTGGAGCCTGAACTTCTGAAGAAGGGTGTGCTCAATAATGCCCTGGATGCCTTGAGCGGACAGACGGCAGGTGTTAACGTCACTACCAATGGTCTTGACCGTATTGCTATGTTGAACTCCGTCCGGGTTCGCGGTACAACTTCTATCATGGGCGGCAATGATCCTCTGGTGATTATTGATGGTGTTACTTCTGATGTGGCGACGCTTGCTACAATCTATCCCGCCGATATCGAGAGCTTTACAGTACTGAAGAATGCCAGCGAAACGGCACTCTATGGTTCCCGTGGTGCTTCGGGCGTTATCCAGGTAAAGACCAAGAAGGGTACTGGTAAGGGATTTCAGATTTCTTACGAGGGAAACTATGGTATAGAGGCGATGTACAAAAGTATGGAGATGCTCAATGCCGCCGAATACATAGCTGCTGCACAGAAGTATGGGCTGGAGTATAACAATAAGGGATATGATACCAATTTCCGCAAGGCGATTACCCGAACCGGAAACATTCAGAACCATTATCTGGCCTTCAGCGGTGGCACTCCGCAGAGCAACTACCGCGCTTCTTTTGGCTATATCGACCATAACACGATTATTCGGAGCAAGGGCTATCGTAATCTGGTGGCTAAGATTGATGTCACCCAGAAGGCGTTTGGCGATAAACTGACGGGAGATTTCGGCGTGTTCGGTTCGTCTTTCAAGAACAATGATATCTTCGACAGTCAGATGCTTTTCTATTCTGCCGATGCCATGAATCCTACTTATCCTTATGATAAGCTGAACGGCAGTTGGGTGAAGAATGGGGCTGCATCTCAGGTGAATCCTCCTGGTGCCTTGCTCAAGGAGCGTAATGATACGAAGAACATGAACTTCAATGCTCATCTGAAGTTGAACTATGATATGACAAATTCTCTGAGTGTTTCTGCCTTCGGAGCATACAGTTATGCTTCCAACGAGAACAACCAGTTCTGTCCAACCTGGGTTTGGGCGCAGGGCAATCTCTATCGTGGGGAGTTCAAGAGCGAGGACTGGCTTGCCAATGTATCGTTTAACTATCAGCATTCGTGGGGAATCCACAATCTGAAGGCAATGGTGGGTGCAGAATATCAGAAGGATATCCGAACGGGATTCTGGACTTCTGCGAAGGGAATCACCAACAACGACATGTATTACCATAATATAGGTGCTGCTGCATCACGGCCTTTCGGTGGGACAGACAGCAACTACGAAGATCCGACCCTGGCTTCTGTGATGGGCAATGTCGACTACACCTTATATAATAAGTATAGTCTTTCGGTTTCCATGCGTGGCGACGGTTCTTCGATGGTGGGCAATGACCATACCTGGGGTTTCTTCCCATCCGTCTCTCTTTCCTGGGATATGAAGCAGGAGAAATGGCTCCGTTCTCTCCAGAAAATTACTATGCTGAAACTGCGTACGGGCTATGGACGCTCAGGTAATCTTGGCGGAATATCTTCTTATACCACTTTGAATACGGTGCGGCAGAATGGTATTGTTTCGGTGAACAGTTCTCCTACGGTTACGATGGGAATGATTAGCAATAACAATCCTGATCTGAAGTGGGAAACCCGCGCTACCTGGAATATCGGAGCTGATTTGGGAGTGTGGAACAACCGGCTGGTTCTGACGGCAGAATATTACTATTCCAAGACCACCGACATGCTCTATGCCTATGATGTGCCGGTTCCGCCTTTTGCCTATGATAAACTGTTGGCAAACCTGGGTTCTATGAGCAACCAGGGTTTGGAGGTCGGCGTTTCCTTCACTCCTATCCAGAAGAAGGACATGGAACTGAACATCAATATGAATCTCTCCTGGCAGAAGAATAAACTCCTCTCGCTGAGTGGTGAATATGACGGAATGCAGATGTCGGCAGCCGATATTACTGCGATGGGTGCCTTGTCGGGTGCCGGTCAGCATGGTGGTTACAACAATGTGGTCTATCAGATAGTTGGTCAGCCTTTGGGGGTGTTCTATCTTCCTCATTGCAAGGGAATTATAGAAGATGGAAATGGGCATTACCGCTATGATATCGAAGATTTGGACAAGAACGGAACCGTAGATTTGAGTGATGGCGGTGACAGATATATTGCCGGTCAGGCTACTCCTAAGGTAACGTTGGGTTCCAATATCAGTTTCCGTTATCGCGACTGGTATCTTTCATTGCAGATGAACGGAGCCTTCGGACATAAGATATTCAATGGTACGGGCTTAGCCTACACCAATATGTCGAGTTTCCCGGATTATAATGTGCTGAAGGGAGCTCCAGAGAAGAATATCGTTGACCAGAATGTTTCTGATTATTGGCTGGAGAAGGGCGATTATCTCAACTTAGAGAATCTCACGCTGGGCTATGATATTCCTATCCAAAAGGGCGTGGTGCAGTCGCTCAGAGTTTCGGCGAGTGTCAACAATCTTGCCACCATCAGCAGTTACAGCGGCTTGACTCCGATGATTAACAGCTACGTGGTGAATAGTACGATGGGTATTGATGATAAGCGGACTTATCCTGTTTACAGAACCTTCTCATTGGGTTTAAGTGTTCAATTCTAA